In Bacteroidota bacterium, one DNA window encodes the following:
- a CDS encoding gamma carbonic anhydrase family protein, with product MTLIKPVKGISPKFGSNCYLAENATVVGDVVMGDDCSVWFNAVVRGDVHYIRMGNKVNVQDGAIIHCTYQKHPTNIGNNVSIGHNAIVHGCTVQDNVLIGMGAIVMDRCEIGSNSIIAAGAVVLEGTKVEPGSIYAGVPAKKVKDISIELQKGEVERIANNYVMYAGWFKE from the coding sequence ATGACACTCATAAAACCAGTCAAAGGCATTTCTCCTAAGTTCGGCAGCAACTGCTACCTCGCTGAAAACGCAACCGTAGTAGGCGATGTAGTAATGGGCGATGACTGCTCGGTGTGGTTTAACGCGGTGGTGCGCGGAGATGTACATTATATAAGGATGGGCAATAAAGTGAACGTGCAGGACGGTGCCATCATTCATTGCACCTATCAGAAACATCCAACCAACATCGGCAATAATGTGAGTATCGGGCATAATGCCATCGTTCACGGATGCACGGTTCAGGATAATGTGCTTATCGGCATGGGCGCAATTGTGATGGACAGATGCGAAATCGGGAGCAACAGTATTATTGCTGCAGGAGCTGTGGTATTAGAAGGAACAAAAGTGGAACCCGGAAGTATTTACGCTGGCGTTCCTGCCAAAAAAGTGAAAGACATAAGCATTGAACTTCAGAAAGGAGAAGTAGAGCGCATAGCCAATAATTATGTGATGTATGCAGGGTGGTTTAAGGAGTAA